The Drosophila nasuta strain 15112-1781.00 chromosome 2R, ASM2355853v1, whole genome shotgun sequence genome segment ACTAAAGACAAATATACCCGCCGGCATGGCAGCAGCAGGTCCACCACTGGGACCCATGCTGGGCCAGGTGAGCAAAATCACATTGCGCTGAgagttttttaattaaaattatttctgttGCAGCGCGCGATTAATATTGCTGCCTTTTGCAAGGATTTCAATACGAAGACTGCGGAAATGAAGGAAGGTGTACCGTTGCCTTGCCGCATTTCCATGAACAGCGATCGTAGCTATGATCTCGCCATCCATCATCCGCCGGCAACGTTTTTCTTAAAGCAGGCAGCGGGAATTCAGCGTGGAACGATGACACCTGGTCGTGAGGTTGCTGGCAAGATAACGCTAAAGCATTTGTACGAAATTGCAGCGATTAAGATACAAGATCCGCCAAATGCCTTGCTTACAATGCAGGTTAGTCTACCtaattattcaatttctaCTTTTGTTTCAAaactttgctttttgttttagcAAATGTGTGAAATGCTCATTGGAATTGCACGCACTTGTGGCATTAAAGTGGTCCGCGATCTAGACGCCGCGGAATACGCTCAATTTCTGGAGGAGCGAAAGGTGATTGTCGAGGAGCAGCGCCGTGAACTGCTAGAGAAGCGTGAAGCCAAGATGTTGCGTACCGGTTAAATCTTTCAATGTGAAAaccttttttaattgttaatatacatttataactAAGAAGACATCATGCTACGTGTTTATTCTATGCTAATGCGCTTGCGATCCTTGGCAGCGTTCTTCTTCCTACGTTTCTCCAGATGTTTGTTCAGCTTGCCTGTCTTTTTGAGATGCTCAAATTGTGCTACCAACTCCTTGGCACGTCGTTCCTCTGTAAtggattaaatattttacaaatgcTTATAAGAATTAGATTAAAACTATACTTTTAGTGACATAGTGTGGCTGTCGTCCCTCGGCGTGTGCTTTTTGTATGGCTTTGCGTTCCTTCTCCAATTGAGCTTGCTTCGCATGCCACTTTTTATCCTCTACATTCTTGTTGATCAGTCTTTGCATCGTGTGCTTGATCTTCTGCTTCTCTTCGCCTTCCACATTGTCTAATTGATTCTTTAGCTTATTGACTTCATTATGCCGTATATTTGTTACGAATTTGTAGTTTTTCTTAAATGTATCAATGTTGTAGTTGCCAGATCTTTCATCAAATCTTGGATCACGCAACTCCGTCTCCTTGTTTTTACGCTCCACTCGCTGCTCGGCGCCCAAAAATGGTACCTGACGTTTTGCACTTATTTCGCGCGGTCGATTCTTATTTAGTCGCTTAAGTTCACTCTTTGCTTTCGGCTGCTTTCTCTTAACGCTTTTGCTGCCTAGCACTGCCTCCTTGTATACCTTAGCGCCCAGCTCCTCCTTCAGCTGCATAATCTCCTCAAGAGTCATTCCCTTGAGATCCTCGCGAATTGCActctgcaaaaataaattgctgaAATTATCTTTCGTCTTAACGTT includes the following:
- the LOC132785815 gene encoding large ribosomal subunit protein uL11m: MSKAAGKLKSLKKNVERVTHTTKLKTNIPAGMAAAGPPLGPMLGQRAINIAAFCKDFNTKTAEMKEGVPLPCRISMNSDRSYDLAIHHPPATFFLKQAAGIQRGTMTPGREVAGKITLKHLYEIAAIKIQDPPNALLTMQQMCEMLIGIARTCGIKVVRDLDAAEYAQFLEERKVIVEEQRRELLEKREAKMLRTG
- the LOC132785814 gene encoding ribosomal RNA processing protein 36 homolog; the encoded protein is MSSSSDSSDVSEHEASGDEETQSAIREDLKGMTLEEIMQLKEELGAKVYKEAVLGSKSVKRKQPKAKSELKRLNKNRPREISAKRQVPFLGAEQRVERKNKETELRDPRFDERSGNYNIDTFKKNYKFVTNIRHNEVNKLKNQLDNVEGEEKQKIKHTMQRLINKNVEDKKWHAKQAQLEKERKAIQKAHAEGRQPHYVTKKERRAKELVAQFEHLKKTGKLNKHLEKRRKKNAAKDRKRISIE